Part of the Vanessa atalanta chromosome 1, ilVanAtal1.2, whole genome shotgun sequence genome is shown below.
aaaatgtaaagtttaccttttatgtgaataattaaatatttacgaaatgaaaaaaaaaaagaaacaacaagAGGTATTCGATAATAGTACATAATATTGCTTACCCTCGTTTTCCTAAGTCAGCGTTACCCATACGAAGTTGGTTACCACCGCAGTTGTTAAGTTGAGCTTCATTAAGATTAGCACACTGTCTCCCAATAAAGTGGTTAAATCTTATACTGGCAGCGAAAAGTTGAGGGGCACGGCTGTGGGAACAGGTGCTTATAAGGCAGCCAGGTTGTGGGTTTCTACCTCCATTGGGATAGAAATCAGCGTCAGAGATGGGATCGAAAATACCCAGAAGACCACCATCGGTGTGGATTGATTCAACGTATATACCAGAATTACGATTGAGTGCGTTGGAGTTACCACCCCACTGTGGGCCTGCAGGATCTAGACctgtaaatacataaatatttagaataccTAAACTTTAAGAAGAATTACTCAAGAGAGTATAGTGTAATATAACTAGGGCCGCAAAATGTATATTCTATTACATTTTGCAGCCCTAGTTCTCtgatcataataaaattgatccCTTTTTGGCTAACAACGACTTCAAAAAGGTTATTTGAGAATATTATCACATAACTCAAGGCAAACTAGCAAGAGACTCAtcgataaatattgtaaagaaaaaatattcattcataacTATACAATCAatgtatagaattatatatttaagttcaaTGTAAAATAACGTTCGATGCTCAAGCATatactatgtaaaatataaagttagttGTACCTGTTATACGCATAGCACGACCTCCGACAGTACGACCAGCATTGCCAACGATATGGGCGCCTAAACTGAATCCCACCAAGTGTAGCTGATTCCAGTTACCACCGGCGTTATTGAAGAGCCAAATTAAGAAGTTTCCTAGATGATTTCCAACATCGGGTACACCGCGCACTGCCGTTGAATATAAACTGTTAGCAAGACGGTTCCAGTCTAAAACGATCACATTGACGTCTTGAACAGCCAGGAAAGCGGAGGTGATCAACGGGTTCATTTCACTGTTGCCATTGCTGTTCCACCCGTGGACAATAACTTTGGTAGGTCTATTAGCTCGGTAGTTCGAGCTATGTACGGTATTAATGTTACCATGGACCAAAACTTGACGACTGGTTGGGTTGTTtctgttacaaatatattacaacatattGTAAGTTACAACATCAAATCATAGGTGCACTTTTTAACTAtaagaaaattatgaaaataaaaaaaacaaaagagagaaataataattttaagattacaGTTAACACAAGGTTGTCAATTTTCTCctctatttacaaatatttaatttgcacgATAAAGTGTGTAGAGTGgtgaagtataatttattttaggtttaGGTTACTtgtcatgtcaaaaaaaaaacatttattatgttttgcttTTGGTACTTTTCGTTAAATATCCTTTCCTTTAATTTTATGAGCATATTTGAacacagaatattttaattttatttcatatggaGATTTGTCATAtctgatattagacacatggtATTCTGTATTTAGGAAATTTATCTGCTTACGagtaaaaaacaattgttgAATCGATTTAGAAAATTAATCCTATTAGATAATGGATTTAATTGTCACGAAACttggtaattttttatgttaaaaatacgaAATGCAGTGATTAGGCTTCTGTTTCTGAGGGTACATAATTTAAGATGATAAAATTAGGGCTCAAATTTTGTATAGAAGTGagtcattttttaaatgagaaatataGAAATCGATGTTTGGGCTGCTGCTTATCAGTGAAAGAGAGCTTATTGGCAGCGTTGGTTGCCAAAAAAGCGTGATTGAGtaacgtatgtatataataataatatcatctaTACTTGAATCTAATTAATGTAGTAAATTTCATAAGTTTGTGTAAGTTCGTATCAACTAACGATTAAGAATTACAATTATAGATGAAACTGACCTGGTATAGAGCCAATACTCGTTGTTGGCGCCATTTCTAGTATTAAACAACTCTATTTGATCTGCTGGGGCCTGAAGATCTACCAGCTTAGGTTCACTCTCTCCATTTGGCATCCAAATGTAGCGGCTTACTCCTTCAACATAGTGGCTGTTGTCTCCTGGCACCAAAGGAACAGCGCTTCCAGCACATACTGGAAAAATGGATACGTTAAGCACATAtgcaatcaatttttatttcgaattttgAAGGCTTTACTTACACGTTACAGTAGCAAGAAGAACCGTTAAGAGCTTCATGATTTCAGGTGTTGAGCACGTTTTGAGATTTGACTGTATATATTACAATGGttatcaaagaaaaataattaaatttgattgattAGGCTTAATCCGATTTGACGGAAAtagtaaaatagtataaatttaagataACACGACGAGGAACTTGTAGCACTATTTTACTATGttaaacaccaatgacataatttgtacatttaagtcattagacattaagaaaactgctgatctatggggtatttctgtaaaggtgattaattcaattattgacgTGATTGAaccttatcttgcaataatattcaatgattgtgcTCAACATtgtgtatttcctgacctgatgacaatattaaaatctggtagctcttcagatcctaacaactataggccaatctcaatactaccaaccctcagcaaaatatttgaaaaaaatattc
Proteins encoded:
- the LOC125065198 gene encoding pancreatic lipase-related protein 2-like; amino-acid sequence: MKLLTVLLATVTLCAGSAVPLVPGDNSHYVEGVSRYIWMPNGESEPKLVDLQAPADQIELFNTRNGANNEYWLYTRNNPTSRQVLVHGNINTVHSSNYRANRPTKVIVHGWNSNGNSEMNPLITSAFLAVQDVNVIVLDWNRLANSLYSTAVRGVPDVGNHLGNFLIWLFNNAGGNWNQLHLVGFSLGAHIVGNAGRTVGGRAMRITGLDPAGPQWGGNSNALNRNSGIYVESIHTDGGLLGIFDPISDADFYPNGGRNPQPGCLISTCSHSRAPQLFAASIRFNHFIGRQCANLNEAQLNNCGGNQLRMGNADLGKRGAGFFGLRTGNNWPF